The following proteins come from a genomic window of Athalia rosae chromosome 1, iyAthRosa1.1, whole genome shotgun sequence:
- the LOC125500076 gene encoding uncharacterized protein LOC125500076 — protein sequence MQSTVHLVRAFDSEAGKRAQPSIDAATTGGSSPPCRMFVPDRTSNTKFLIDTDADISVIPPTHPDKRRANNYHLYAANHRTIQTYGERALNLNLGLRRPIKWIFCIADVPYPIIGADLIHKFGLIVDLRQGILTDPDTGLQTSGTLSYTHINSITAIISNSKYTDMLPSQRSYISARLQ from the coding sequence ATGCAATCCACCGTGCATCTGGTCCGAGCTTTTGACTCAGAAGCAGGGAAACGAGCCCAACCATCAATAGACGCGGCAACTACTGGTGGTTCGTCACCTCCTTGCCGCATGTTCGTCCCCGACCGAACATCTAACACCAAATTTCTCATCGACACCGATGCCGACATATCTGTCATTCCGCCGACCCACCCGGACAAACGCAGAGCAAACAATTATCATCTTTACGCTGCAAACCATCGCACCATCCAAACTTACGGAGAACGAGCATTAAACTTGAACCTCGGATTACGACGTCCAATCAAATGGATTTTCTGTATAGCGGACGTGCCATACCCGATCATCGGAGCGGACTTGATTCATAAATTCGGACTCATCGTCGATCTACGCCAAGGCATTCTTACCGATCCCGACACGGGATTACAAACCTCAGGTACGCTTTCTTATACTCATATCAACTCGATAACTGCAATAATATCAAATTCCAAGTACACAGATATGCTCCCCAGCCAACGCAGTTATATATCTGCAAGATTGCAATGA